A window from Bacteroidia bacterium encodes these proteins:
- a CDS encoding GNAT family N-acetyltransferase, translating into MKSYSFTTGGDGDHDEVLRLSQAMDLDVQNFCIRDFCVVRKGTSIVGFGRLRAYTGFREVATVGVVEEERSRGVGSEVVKRLLEGKQEAIYLTCVIPGFFSRLGFAPVREFPTELIAKYDFCRSFGYSESEVHVMKYNP; encoded by the coding sequence ATGAAAAGTTATTCTTTTACAACGGGCGGCGACGGCGATCATGACGAGGTACTTCGCCTTTCACAGGCCATGGATCTCGATGTGCAGAATTTCTGCATCCGCGATTTCTGTGTTGTAAGGAAGGGTACAAGCATCGTCGGATTCGGAAGGCTCCGGGCCTATACCGGGTTTCGTGAAGTGGCCACCGTGGGGGTAGTGGAGGAGGAGCGCAGCCGGGGCGTGGGTTCGGAAGTGGTGAAACGGCTCCTGGAAGGAAAACAGGAAGCGATCTATCTCACATGTGTGATCCCCGGTTTTTTTTCAAGGCTGGGATTTGCTCCTGTAAGGGAGTTCCCAACTGAGCTGATCGCTAAATATGACTTCTGCCGGTCGTTCGGATACTCTGAATCGGAAGTGCATGTAATGAAATATAATCCCTGA
- a CDS encoding tetratricopeptide repeat protein, with protein sequence MAKKKKSAPAPVVPELKIPQAAPYASLNPLKNFWLQVVTIAVAGFGLYGNSIQNKTALDDEPVITLNDFVSHGFGGLDSIFKYDSYYCFYRSLGVKDQLPGGRYRPLSIATFAIEWEFFGDNAFVRHLVNVLLYVFSVILLLYFLRKYLLVNVRGGSDIAFLAAFLFLIHPIHTEVVANTKSRDEIISFLFITLTLLLALRYADTGRWKAGAWAAAGYFLALLSKEWAITLVVLVPVMFYLFRQRTWMESLKLSLPFFGVAAVFLFIRAGIVTGLDKEETELLNNPYVLASGSEKVGSKLYVLWKYLSLLLVPYPLSSDYSYNTLPYRTIADPMALFSLLLHLGAATGAIVLLVRRNILAFPILFYIGHLALVSNFRFNVGATMGERLIYHSSFGFLFLISILCVMGAERIKHSGMKRVFMPVLILLLLVPSALIILPRNKQWYNDPALFIHDVNVVPNSAWMNGNAGRCHIVLADSAKDPSEKQKYLDLAKPYLRKAVSIHPGFVNAWFYLGSVHHRQNNIDSAEYCWNQARIYFPNHPGFKTQYDVLLSSHYVKLAEKKVKENDLPGAIPPLEKALKYKPDDAEMWYNLGGIHYTLKDPQKAYEAWTKCLQVKPDHKLAREAVGHLQVQKPNP encoded by the coding sequence GTGGCCAAAAAGAAGAAATCGGCGCCGGCCCCTGTGGTACCGGAACTGAAGATTCCGCAAGCGGCACCCTATGCTTCGCTGAATCCACTGAAGAATTTTTGGCTGCAGGTGGTGACGATCGCTGTGGCAGGGTTCGGACTATATGGCAATTCCATTCAGAATAAAACCGCACTCGACGACGAACCCGTTATCACCCTGAATGATTTTGTGAGCCACGGCTTTGGCGGATTGGATTCTATTTTCAAATACGATTCCTATTACTGTTTTTATCGTTCGCTAGGAGTGAAGGACCAGTTGCCGGGAGGAAGATACCGTCCGCTATCCATCGCTACCTTTGCCATCGAGTGGGAGTTCTTCGGAGACAATGCCTTTGTAAGACACCTGGTGAATGTACTGCTTTACGTTTTTTCAGTGATCCTGCTGCTCTATTTTCTACGTAAATACCTTCTTGTGAATGTACGGGGCGGATCAGATATCGCCTTTCTGGCTGCGTTTTTATTCCTTATCCACCCCATCCATACTGAAGTGGTGGCCAATACCAAAAGCCGCGATGAGATCATTTCTTTTCTCTTCATTACGCTTACACTCCTCCTTGCATTGCGGTATGCCGACACAGGCAGGTGGAAAGCCGGAGCGTGGGCCGCTGCCGGATATTTCCTTGCGCTTCTTTCGAAGGAATGGGCGATTACACTGGTCGTTTTAGTCCCGGTAATGTTCTACCTGTTCAGACAGCGTACATGGATGGAGTCCCTGAAACTATCACTCCCTTTCTTTGGCGTGGCCGCTGTTTTTCTTTTCATCCGTGCAGGAATTGTCACCGGACTTGATAAAGAAGAGACCGAGCTACTGAATAATCCGTATGTGCTGGCCAGCGGTTCCGAAAAGGTGGGAAGCAAGCTGTACGTGCTCTGGAAATACCTCAGCCTGCTGCTGGTGCCGTATCCTCTGTCATCCGATTACTCATATAACACGCTTCCTTACCGGACGATTGCCGATCCAATGGCTCTGTTCTCACTGCTTCTGCACCTGGGCGCTGCAACAGGAGCAATCGTACTGCTGGTTCGCAGAAACATCCTGGCCTTTCCCATCCTGTTTTACATCGGGCACCTGGCACTGGTGTCCAACTTCCGGTTTAATGTGGGCGCCACCATGGGCGAACGGCTTATTTATCATTCTTCTTTCGGATTTCTGTTCCTTATCAGCATCCTCTGCGTTATGGGTGCAGAAAGGATAAAACATTCGGGTATGAAAAGGGTATTTATGCCTGTTCTTATTCTATTATTGCTCGTTCCCTCTGCACTGATTATTCTTCCGAGAAATAAACAGTGGTATAACGACCCGGCTCTTTTTATACACGATGTCAACGTGGTGCCGAATTCCGCATGGATGAACGGCAACGCAGGCCGCTGTCATATCGTATTGGCTGACTCTGCGAAGGACCCTTCCGAAAAGCAAAAATACCTTGATCTTGCCAAACCCTATCTTCGCAAAGCCGTAAGCATCCACCCCGGATTCGTGAACGCCTGGTTTTACCTGGGATCGGTTCACCACAGACAGAACAATATTGACAGTGCCGAATATTGCTGGAACCAGGCCAGAATCTATTTCCCGAATCACCCCGGCTTCAAAACACAATACGATGTGCTTCTTTCAAGCCATTATGTGAAACTGGCCGAGAAGAAGGTGAAGGAAAATGATCTGCCCGGGGCAATACCTCCCCTTGAAAAGGCGTTGAAGTATAAGCCCGACGATGCTGAAATGTGGTATAACCTCGGCGGAATACATTACACGCTTAAAGATCCTCAGAAGGCGTATGAAGCCTGGACCAAATGCCTTCAGGTGAAGCCTGACCATAAACTTGCCCGCGAAGCCGTCGGACATCTGCAGGTTCAAAAACCAAATCCATGA
- a CDS encoding TraB/GumN family protein: MKKLLILLLGGGLLQAGQLLAQTKYTSLLWEISGNGMSKPSYLYGTMHVSRRVAFHLSDSFFIALNSAGIVALESNPELWLEAYNDPDMSSPYRIRGPEVSGPGGLYNDWFSINVPKSNTFRGLLSRDPQIINGLLYRQNSYTKNFEEDTYLDLFIFQSGRKLGKQIASLEGLKESEELVDRAFLPDKESEDEKELKKVKKMMKDLDENLYEMMEDAYRRGDLDMLDSVTTMMNPGKNYRKYMLDERNRIMARNMDSLMKKQVVFSAIGAAHLPGELGVIELLRKMGYQVRPIVFTGARDSKMKDKIEKIRYPVTLRWNSPEDSSFSVQVPGKLIPLGGRWTKSYIFSDMANGSYYAVYRLLHMNAWTGNFPAGILARIDSMLFENIPGKISKKEKFKTAEGYEAMEIFNKTKTGDHQRYRIIVTPTEVVLMKCAGTGDYISREKEVNTFFTSIRWKNSIGWTSFNSPQSGFKVKMPANVFRVNQPDPDSPKNRTEEKLVGTDPDGSRIYLAMSTSCHDFNYLEHDSFELRVIAYEFLESNKFEEHRIKVQSGNEYSSFAGKKEGKYVRGRVYIRGTSYYLFAVYQKDSTEPAAYFSSIQFSPRTSPSQTKSVIDTSLFFSVTTTLEPSGSPYDRLLYGGYYKPKQKRTDESHREESRDNTYADRHTREGVHVRWIRLHKYESEDTLQHLFDEYIFKGEKDKAKKDERWKARNWESNGIHWYEFYRRNPACGVSLYRRVCLKAGTMWVISAVADSAGQFSPGVKAFLNSFQPADTVFGKAPYEDKAGMLLADLLSKDSLTRDQAVRSVMTVYARFTDTHFTALSAYFKTAEYFKQEISKRADLISALGKMKKTQPVGLLKELFLKAGDTASLQLAALEGLLRLGTKEGNTAFIEMMKLETPLVSGNDNWLISSLFYQAWRNLDVARYLFPGLLEFARYPEYKEEIYSLLAELQEKKKIGTEVILGAKAEILRNARDELKRQLYKEEEMKGDFVDSYRRYSWMGNFNYGSGGSEFLQYGNRLIYDYARLLAPYYQEAGVKDFYHRLHRTRNAALKIAVYSHLVEKKVQLPDSVWKELGNTPANRLVMITWLNKIKRPDLIPDVVTSDSLLVQAFAWYYQNMKPEDSLVHVSSDPLKNKLGPVTLHLFKFKEKKELQWEYFGIMTGAKDSTGLPLSKLLTASLYGIEYQNDDEESGKELRKQAVLFERERSAGRYFGGDLFGDLYNPDYEE; this comes from the coding sequence ATGAAAAAACTACTGATTCTTCTGTTGGGAGGAGGCCTGCTGCAAGCCGGGCAGTTGCTGGCACAGACAAAATACACCAGTTTGCTCTGGGAAATCTCCGGTAACGGTATGTCCAAACCCTCTTACCTATACGGAACTATGCACGTGAGCAGAAGAGTGGCGTTCCACCTGAGCGATTCTTTTTTTATCGCTTTGAATTCGGCCGGAATTGTGGCGTTGGAATCCAATCCGGAACTCTGGCTGGAAGCCTATAATGATCCTGATATGAGTTCTCCGTACCGTATTCGCGGACCGGAGGTTTCAGGGCCGGGCGGTTTATATAACGATTGGTTTTCTATCAATGTGCCCAAGTCAAATACATTCCGGGGATTGCTTTCCCGCGATCCGCAGATTATCAATGGGCTACTGTACCGGCAGAATTCCTACACAAAGAATTTTGAGGAGGATACCTATCTCGACCTGTTTATTTTTCAGTCAGGACGAAAACTGGGTAAACAGATTGCCAGTCTGGAAGGACTGAAAGAATCCGAAGAACTGGTGGACCGCGCCTTTCTTCCGGATAAGGAATCAGAGGACGAGAAAGAGCTTAAGAAGGTCAAAAAGATGATGAAAGACCTGGATGAGAATCTTTATGAAATGATGGAGGATGCCTACCGTCGCGGTGATCTGGATATGCTCGACTCCGTAACCACCATGATGAACCCGGGAAAGAATTACCGGAAATACATGCTGGATGAACGCAACCGGATCATGGCACGCAACATGGATTCCCTGATGAAAAAACAGGTGGTTTTCTCGGCCATCGGAGCTGCACATCTGCCTGGTGAATTAGGGGTGATTGAATTATTGAGAAAAATGGGATACCAGGTGAGACCCATTGTATTTACAGGAGCACGCGACAGTAAAATGAAGGATAAGATCGAGAAGATCCGCTACCCGGTTACACTCCGGTGGAACAGCCCTGAGGATTCTTCCTTTTCTGTTCAGGTTCCGGGAAAGTTGATCCCGCTCGGCGGACGCTGGACCAAGTCATATATTTTTTCCGATATGGCCAATGGCAGTTACTATGCCGTCTATCGGTTGCTTCACATGAACGCCTGGACAGGAAATTTCCCGGCGGGTATTCTCGCACGGATAGACTCCATGCTCTTTGAGAATATTCCCGGCAAGATCAGTAAAAAGGAGAAATTTAAAACGGCTGAGGGTTATGAGGCCATGGAGATTTTCAACAAAACCAAAACCGGCGACCACCAGCGATACAGGATCATCGTTACCCCAACGGAAGTTGTACTGATGAAATGCGCCGGTACCGGCGACTATATAAGCCGTGAAAAGGAAGTAAACACCTTCTTTACCTCCATCCGGTGGAAAAACAGTATCGGATGGACCAGTTTCAATTCGCCTCAGAGCGGATTTAAGGTAAAAATGCCGGCCAATGTGTTCCGGGTGAATCAGCCGGATCCGGACAGTCCGAAAAACCGTACCGAAGAAAAACTCGTAGGCACAGACCCGGACGGAAGCCGGATCTATCTGGCTATGTCCACCTCTTGCCATGATTTTAATTACCTCGAACACGACAGTTTTGAGCTGCGGGTGATCGCGTACGAATTTCTTGAATCAAACAAATTTGAGGAGCATCGGATTAAGGTACAGAGCGGTAACGAATACAGCAGTTTCGCAGGAAAAAAGGAGGGGAAGTACGTAAGAGGAAGGGTGTACATACGCGGAACTTCCTATTATCTGTTTGCCGTATATCAGAAAGACAGTACAGAACCTGCAGCGTATTTTTCCTCGATTCAATTCTCCCCGCGCACATCGCCGTCGCAAACAAAATCCGTTATTGATACTTCCCTCTTCTTTTCGGTAACCACCACATTGGAGCCTTCCGGATCGCCATACGACCGCCTCCTCTATGGCGGTTACTACAAACCGAAGCAAAAGAGAACGGATGAATCACACCGGGAGGAATCACGTGATAATACGTATGCCGACAGGCATACACGGGAAGGCGTGCACGTGCGGTGGATACGTTTGCATAAATATGAATCGGAGGATACACTGCAGCATTTGTTTGATGAATATATATTTAAAGGGGAAAAGGATAAAGCGAAAAAAGATGAGCGGTGGAAAGCCCGGAATTGGGAAAGTAACGGAATACATTGGTATGAGTTTTATCGCCGCAACCCCGCCTGCGGGGTGTCGCTTTACCGGCGGGTTTGTCTCAAAGCAGGAACCATGTGGGTGATTTCCGCTGTAGCGGATTCTGCAGGACAGTTCTCACCCGGAGTAAAGGCATTCCTTAACTCATTTCAGCCTGCGGATACCGTGTTCGGAAAGGCACCGTATGAGGATAAAGCGGGTATGTTACTGGCTGACCTTCTTTCCAAAGATTCACTTACCCGCGACCAGGCCGTGCGGTCCGTGATGACGGTGTATGCAAGGTTTACAGATACACATTTTACCGCCCTTTCCGCTTATTTCAAAACAGCGGAATATTTTAAACAGGAGATCAGCAAGCGGGCCGATCTGATTTCTGCCCTCGGAAAAATGAAAAAGACACAACCTGTTGGTTTACTGAAGGAACTGTTTCTGAAGGCAGGCGATACCGCTTCCCTTCAGCTCGCCGCGCTCGAAGGCCTGCTCCGGCTCGGAACAAAAGAAGGAAATACTGCCTTTATTGAAATGATGAAACTGGAAACCCCGCTGGTATCCGGGAATGACAATTGGCTGATCAGTTCCCTTTTCTATCAGGCCTGGCGCAATTTGGATGTGGCCAGGTATCTTTTCCCCGGACTCCTGGAATTTGCCCGTTATCCGGAATACAAGGAAGAAATCTATTCCCTGCTGGCAGAACTGCAGGAAAAGAAAAAGATCGGTACAGAGGTGATCCTTGGAGCGAAAGCTGAGATTTTGCGCAATGCCAGAGATGAACTGAAACGGCAACTATACAAAGAAGAGGAAATGAAAGGCGACTTCGTGGATTCCTACCGGCGGTATTCCTGGATGGGAAATTTTAATTATGGAAGCGGAGGCTCCGAGTTTCTGCAATACGGGAACCGGCTGATCTATGATTATGCACGTCTGCTGGCTCCGTATTATCAGGAAGCCGGGGTAAAAGACTTCTACCATCGTTTGCACCGCACCCGAAACGCCGCTCTTAAAATCGCTGTCTATTCTCACCTCGTGGAAAAAAAGGTACAACTGCCGGATTCTGTCTGGAAAGAGCTCGGGAATACTCCGGCCAACCGGCTCGTGATGATCACCTGGCTGAATAAAATCAAACGGCCAGACCTTATCCCGGATGTCGTAACATCTGATTCTCTTCTTGTGCAGGCCTTTGCATGGTATTACCAGAATATGAAACCGGAAGACAGCCTTGTCCATGTTTCGTCAGATCCACTAAAAAATAAACTCGGACCGGTAACCCTGCACCTTTTTAAATTCAAGGAAAAAAAGGAGTTGCAATGGGAGTATTTTGGGATTATGACCGGGGCGAAAGATAGTACCGGACTGCCCTTGTCAAAGCTTCTCACCGCGAGCCTCTATGGAATTGAATATCAGAATGATGATGAGGAAAGCGGAAAGGAATTGCGAAAGCAGGCAGTTTTATTCGAACGGGAGCGCTCCGCGGGAAGATATTTCGGGGGAGATTTATTCGGGGATTTATATAATCCGGACTATGAGGAATAG
- a CDS encoding acyl carrier protein, producing the protein MSDIATRVKAIIVDKLGVDEKEVTPAASFTNDLGADSLDTVELIMEFEKEFNIAIPDDQAEKISTVGEAIAYIQANAK; encoded by the coding sequence ATGTCAGACATCGCAACCAGAGTTAAGGCCATTATCGTTGATAAGTTAGGAGTTGACGAGAAGGAAGTAACCCCTGCGGCAAGCTTTACAAATGATCTGGGCGCCGATTCACTGGATACTGTTGAACTGATCATGGAATTCGAAAAGGAATTCAACATCGCCATCCCGGATGATCAGGCTGAGAAGATCAGCACGGTGGGCGAAGCCATCGCTTACATCCAAGCGAACGCGAAATAA